Proteins from a genomic interval of Caulobacter sp. SL161:
- the scpA gene encoding methylmalonyl-CoA mutase, which yields MSTFPDFTKIDFAEVTAPAAPKGEAWNTPEGVAVAPAFDAQDVAGLDFTGGFPGVAPFVRGPYPTMYVTNPWTVRQYAGFSTAEDSNAFYRRNLAAGQMGLSVAFDLATHRGYDSDHERVKGDVGMAGVAIDSILDMRTLFSGIPLDKMSVSMTMNGAVLPILALYIVAAEEQGVSPDKLSGTIQNDILKEFMVRNTYIYPPAPSMRIISDIFSYTSSNMPKFNSISISGYHMQEAGATADLELAYTLADGVEYARAGVAAGMSIDAFAPRLSFFWAIGMNYFMEVAKMRAARLLWARLMKREFDPKDDRSLSLRTHSQTSGWSLAAQDVFNNVARTCVEAMAAVNGQTQSLHTNSLDEALALPTDFSARISRNTQLFLQMESGTTRVADPWGGSYYVERLTYELAQKALAHIEEVEALGGMAKAIEQGLPKLRIEEAAARTQARIDSGKQSVVGVNRYKPEVADDIPVLKVDNSAVRAAQLEKLARLKAERDPAATEAALKALEDGARGNGNLLALAVDAARAKATVGEISYALEKVFGRHRAEIKSIQGVYMKEAGNDPTTARAKAMVEAFEQADGRRPRILIAKMGQDGHDRGQKVIATAFADLGFDVDIGPLFQTPAEAARQAVENDVHVVGASSLAAGHLTLAPELKAELAKQGRDDILMVVGGVIPPQDFQALRDAGAAAIFPPGTVIAEAAIELLDQLNRQLGYTQAVA from the coding sequence ATGAGCACGTTCCCCGACTTCACCAAGATCGACTTCGCCGAAGTCACCGCCCCGGCCGCCCCGAAGGGCGAGGCCTGGAACACGCCTGAAGGCGTCGCTGTGGCTCCGGCCTTCGACGCGCAAGATGTCGCCGGGCTGGACTTCACTGGCGGCTTCCCGGGTGTCGCGCCGTTCGTGCGCGGCCCCTACCCGACCATGTACGTGACCAACCCGTGGACGGTGCGTCAGTACGCGGGCTTCTCGACGGCGGAAGACTCCAACGCGTTCTATCGGCGCAACCTGGCGGCCGGTCAGATGGGCCTGTCGGTGGCCTTCGACCTGGCCACCCACCGCGGCTATGACAGCGACCACGAGCGAGTGAAGGGCGATGTCGGCATGGCGGGCGTGGCCATCGACTCGATCCTGGACATGCGCACGCTGTTTTCCGGCATCCCGCTCGACAAGATGAGCGTGTCGATGACCATGAACGGCGCGGTGCTGCCGATCCTGGCGCTCTATATCGTCGCGGCCGAGGAACAGGGCGTCAGCCCCGACAAGCTCTCGGGGACGATCCAGAACGATATCCTCAAAGAGTTCATGGTGCGGAACACCTACATCTATCCGCCCGCGCCCTCGATGCGGATCATCTCGGACATCTTTTCATACACTTCGAGCAATATGCCGAAGTTCAACTCGATCTCTATCAGCGGCTATCACATGCAGGAGGCCGGGGCGACGGCCGACCTGGAGCTGGCCTACACCCTGGCCGACGGCGTCGAGTACGCCCGCGCCGGCGTCGCGGCCGGCATGAGCATCGACGCCTTCGCGCCGCGCCTGTCGTTCTTCTGGGCCATCGGCATGAACTACTTCATGGAAGTGGCCAAGATGCGCGCCGCGCGCCTGCTGTGGGCCCGTCTGATGAAGCGCGAGTTCGATCCCAAGGACGACCGCTCGCTGTCCCTGCGCACGCACAGCCAGACCTCGGGCTGGTCGCTGGCGGCGCAGGACGTGTTCAACAACGTCGCCCGCACCTGCGTCGAGGCCATGGCCGCCGTGAACGGCCAGACCCAGAGCCTGCACACCAACAGCCTGGACGAAGCCCTGGCCCTGCCGACCGACTTCTCGGCCCGGATCAGCCGCAACACCCAGCTGTTCCTGCAGATGGAGAGCGGTACGACCCGCGTCGCCGACCCCTGGGGCGGCAGCTACTATGTCGAACGCCTGACCTACGAACTGGCCCAGAAGGCCCTGGCCCATATCGAAGAGGTCGAGGCGCTGGGCGGCATGGCCAAGGCCATCGAGCAGGGCCTGCCCAAGCTCCGTATCGAGGAAGCCGCCGCCCGCACCCAGGCCCGCATCGACAGCGGCAAGCAGAGCGTGGTCGGCGTCAACCGCTACAAGCCCGAGGTCGCCGACGACATCCCGGTGCTGAAGGTCGACAACAGCGCAGTGCGCGCCGCCCAGCTGGAGAAGCTGGCCCGCCTAAAGGCCGAACGCGATCCGGCCGCCACCGAAGCGGCCTTGAAGGCGCTGGAGGACGGCGCGCGAGGCAATGGGAACCTGCTGGCCCTGGCCGTCGATGCCGCCCGCGCCAAGGCCACGGTCGGCGAGATCAGCTATGCGCTGGAGAAGGTGTTCGGTCGTCACCGCGCCGAGATCAAGTCGATCCAGGGGGTCTATATGAAGGAGGCCGGCAACGATCCGACGACGGCTCGCGCCAAGGCCATGGTCGAGGCTTTCGAGCAGGCCGACGGCCGCCGTCCCCGCATCCTCATCGCCAAGATGGGCCAGGACGGTCACGACCGCGGCCAGAAAGTGATCGCCACGGCCTTCGCCGATCTCGGCTTCGACGTCGACATCGGCCCACTGTTCCAGACGCCCGCCGAGGCCGCCCGCCAGGCGGTGGAGAACGACGTCCACGTGGTGGGCGCCAGCTCACTCGCGGCGGGTCACCTGACCCTGGCCCCGGAGCTGAAGGCCGAGCTCGCCAAGCAGGGCCGCGACGACATCCTGATGGTCGTGGGTGGGGTCATTCCGCCCCAGGACTTCCAGGCCCTTCGCGACGCCGGCGCGGCGGCGATCTTCCCGCCCGGCACGGTGATCGCTGAGGCGGCCATCGAGCTGCTGGATCAGTTGAACCGACAGCTGGGCTACACCCAAGCGGTCGCCTGA
- a CDS encoding Uma2 family endonuclease — translation MNALARALETSQQHRFTLDDVLRMQEAGILDESARVELIDGALVEMASEGEAHSRLKMQIAKQFILSFGDAVQVMIESTLRLSPTNAPDPDLYLYDQALSLGEINGANVGLVIEVAQSTLRSDLAFKAELYAQHGVRDYWVVDVNTDTLIVHRGLAGGVYRDVTHHAARETVTALVLPSVSLCLAELPIIR, via the coding sequence ATGAACGCCCTGGCTCGAGCGCTGGAGACCTCGCAACAGCACCGCTTCACGCTGGACGATGTGCTGCGCATGCAGGAGGCGGGCATCCTCGACGAGAGCGCTCGGGTCGAATTGATCGATGGAGCGCTGGTCGAGATGGCGTCCGAAGGGGAAGCCCATTCGCGGCTGAAAATGCAGATCGCGAAACAGTTCATCCTATCCTTCGGCGACGCAGTTCAGGTGATGATCGAATCGACCCTGAGGCTGTCGCCGACCAACGCGCCTGACCCAGACCTCTATCTCTATGATCAGGCGCTTTCGCTCGGCGAAATCAATGGGGCGAACGTGGGCCTCGTCATAGAGGTGGCCCAGTCAACCCTGCGGAGCGATCTGGCCTTCAAGGCCGAGCTCTACGCCCAACATGGTGTTCGCGACTACTGGGTCGTGGACGTGAACACCGATACGCTGATCGTACATCGCGGTCTGGCGGGGGGCGTCTATCGCGATGTGACGCATCACGCGGCGCGCGAGACGGTCACGGCGCTTGTCCTGCCAAGCGTGTCACTGTGCCTGGCTGAACTGCCCATCATTCGCTAA
- a CDS encoding DUF4112 domain-containing protein, whose amino-acid sequence MTDDISVSADYSDRHTDRRAKAHRAWRSAESIKGLSDRLIGLGPFGLGLDGVLSWVPGVGPLYSIGAGALLVFNAISAGASLSTVARMLAYVLADTATDAVPFAGSVVDMLFPGHLMAAKALQKDIEARHGLPDDIALERSKKKRGLFRKKGG is encoded by the coding sequence ATGACCGACGACATCTCTGTCTCCGCCGACTATTCCGACCGTCACACAGATCGCCGCGCCAAGGCCCATCGCGCCTGGCGGTCGGCCGAAAGCATCAAGGGCCTGTCGGACCGTCTGATCGGGCTCGGACCTTTCGGACTGGGCCTTGACGGCGTGCTGTCGTGGGTGCCTGGCGTCGGCCCGCTCTACAGCATCGGGGCGGGGGCCTTGCTTGTCTTCAACGCCATCAGCGCCGGGGCGTCGTTGTCCACGGTCGCGCGGATGCTGGCCTATGTGCTGGCCGACACCGCGACCGACGCGGTGCCCTTCGCCGGCTCGGTGGTCGACATGCTGTTCCCCGGCCACCTGATGGCGGCCAAGGCGCTGCAGAAGGACATCGAGGCCCGCCACGGTCTGCCCGACGACATCGCCCTGGAGCGCTCCAAGAAGAAGCGAGGGCTGTTCCGCAAGAAGGGCGGTTAG
- a CDS encoding DUF4112 domain-containing protein, translated as MVIFAKSHVELHNIRANVERVKKLSDNVVGVGPFGVGLDGLLTWIPGAGELYSLGAGGLIVLDAVRARAAPMIIIQICAIILIDTVAGSIPVAGKAADVLFTGHKWSADMLTKHMDDTIYFEGTRKEVQATQEYRDLLARIQAGKEKRRVVFLG; from the coding sequence TTGGTGATCTTCGCGAAATCGCACGTCGAGCTGCACAACATCCGCGCCAATGTGGAGCGGGTGAAAAAGCTCTCCGACAATGTCGTGGGGGTGGGCCCCTTTGGCGTGGGCCTTGATGGCCTGCTGACCTGGATTCCGGGGGCGGGCGAGCTCTACAGCCTGGGCGCGGGCGGCCTGATCGTGCTGGACGCGGTGCGGGCGCGGGCCGCGCCGATGATCATCATCCAGATCTGCGCGATCATCCTGATCGACACCGTCGCCGGCTCGATCCCCGTGGCGGGCAAGGCGGCGGACGTGCTGTTCACCGGCCACAAGTGGTCGGCCGACATGTTGACCAAGCACATGGACGACACGATCTATTTTGAAGGGACCCGCAAGGAGGTCCAGGCGACGCAAGAGTACCGTGACCTGCTGGCCCGTATCCAGGCCGGCAAGGAGAAGCGACGGGTCGTCTTCCTGGGCTGA
- a CDS encoding heavy metal-binding domain-containing protein translates to MLITTTPFIEGRPVQEYKGAIYAQSILGANVVLDLLAAIRDFIGGHSKSYERVLARAREDAMKNLIKEAEKLGANAILAVDLDYNTVGPQGSMMMVSVSGTAVVL, encoded by the coding sequence ATGCTGATCACGACTACGCCATTCATCGAAGGCCGCCCCGTGCAGGAGTACAAGGGCGCGATCTACGCCCAGTCGATCCTGGGCGCGAATGTCGTTCTCGACCTCCTGGCGGCGATCCGCGACTTTATCGGCGGCCATTCCAAGTCGTACGAACGCGTCCTGGCCCGCGCCCGCGAGGACGCGATGAAGAACCTCATCAAGGAAGCCGAGAAGCTGGGGGCCAACGCCATCCTGGCGGTCGACCTCGACTACAACACTGTCGGCCCGCAGGGCTCGATGATGATGGTGTCGGTATCCGGGACCGCCGTCGTCCTCTAG